The following coding sequences are from one Schizosaccharomyces osmophilus chromosome 1, complete sequence window:
- the rsc1 gene encoding RSC complex bromodomain subunit Rsc1, with protein MSGNAGSSTEDGKHHKLLIYFLERIRSSKDNVGNSLSKIIETNPLSDNPNDLFASNRPTCLKAVQLKIESSAYRDLSEFVFDIAQLIANVKFLYHGSQSFSLVCMLEEFCILQLQMLHQQGFTAMTLWPQVQASHAMMSQKSTTSNTFRPSSISPQSLLSANASNTPNTPKQVKHEEQPSDQDSEFYGEEAEADTELKRKFARDESVAKEEDVKHRKLQQFPTKPTVPLEAKAKVIMRQVRRYRDVNGRQLFAPFERLPDPRMFPEYYQAIHHPMALDVIQKKLNKNQYSSLDEFISDFNLMFNNAKSFNDSSSQVFRDADFLQKYLADVIQMELGRLDVDGGPYDVDSHTSQRHDKQFQTSIFYEGTPLSIGDWILLKNPSDLNKPVVAQIFKIWNSSDQTPWITVCWYFRPEQTVHRADRIFYENEVFKTSLYRDHPVSDIIERCFVMYITRYVRGRPKGIRSTPVFVCESRYNDDTKQFSKIKSWKGCMPEEVRGFDYEMILFDHTIPPNKVPSPLLHLLSGRPQMSDTQTQMALFGNNSMNAIPAQGVILPTSTNLDDNLNPNRVISPSPSESFSSTPKPSHLNNGTPPVMPTYARKTSTHSDRTQSHLSRLGLPGPGMYGSAGGYPPLGNQSNMGPLPARPFYGSTQDVTSMPQSQNLSNLYGSKMNSQFTKANVTPQGTRAPGSVANVSGQTTHLSTANNVHTMPPLPSYTAAFIIPGTHQKEDGSAAGQGIDEKTTINVDTVKVLDKDDSGNVLWYSVPPQDPLPIQNYNSNLSHSLKYLEFKRKRSQDKKKELQTSPNREEAHKHDKLISSALEKLHDLQVQQIHTLKSELPNMKH; from the exons ATGTCTGGAAACGCTGGTTCCTCTAC AGAGGATGGAAAACACCATAAACTTCTTATTTACTTTCTTGAGCGAATTCGAAGTTCCAAGGATAATGT TGGAAATTCCCTTTCTAAAATAATTGAAACGAATCCGCTGTCGGACAATCCGAATGATTTATTTGCCAGCAATCGGCCAACCTGTTTGAAAGCAGTTCAACTAAAGATAGAAAGCTCTGCTTATCGAGATTTATCAGAATTTGTCTTTGACATCGCTCAATTAATCGCTAATGTCAAATTTTTGTACCACGGTTCGCAGAGCTTCTCTCTTGTTTGTATGTTGGAAGAATTTTGTATTCTCCAGTTACAAATGCTGCACCAGCAAGGATTCACAGCTATGACCCTTTGGCCTCAGGTTCAAGCATCGCATGCTATGATGAGTCAAAAAAGTACTACCTCCAATACCTTCCGACCTTCTTCGATTTCCCCCCAAAGCTTGCTTTCTGCAAATGCATCAAATACACCCAATACACCCAAACAAGTAAAGCATGAAGAACAACCATCTGATCAGGATTCAGAGTTTTATGGGGAAGAAGCTGAAGCAGATACAGAgttaaagagaaaatttgCTCGTGATGAGTCCGTGgcgaaagaagaagatgtcAAACATAGAAAGTTGCAACAATTTCCAACGAAACCAACTGTTCCACtagaagcaaaagcaaaagtgATTATGCGTCAGGTTCGAAGATATCGGGATGTGAATGGAAGACAATTATTTGCACCATTTGAGCGTTTACCAGATCCAAGGATGTTTCCTGAATATTATCAAGCAATTCACCATCCCATGGCCCTAGATGTGATccagaagaaattaaacaaaaatcaataTTCGTCTCTTGATGAGTTCATTTCTGATTTTAACCTCATGTTCAACAATgcaaaatcttttaatGACTCTTCTAGTCAGGTATTCCGCGATGCCGACTTTCTACAAAAGTACTTGGCCGACGTGATTCAAATGGAGCTGGGAAGACTGGATGTTGATGGTGGTCCATACGACGTAGATTCTCACACTTCTCAGAGACACGACAAGCAATTTCAGACATCCATCTTTTATGAAGGCACTCCGCTGAGCATAGGGGATTGGATATTATTGAAGAACCCGTCTGACCTTAATAAACCGGTTGTTGCACagatattcaaaatttggaaTTCATCTGACCAAACACCTTGGATAACCGTATGCTGGTACTTCCGCCCTGAACAAACCGTACACCGTGCCGATCGCATCTTCTATGAAAACGAAGTATTCAAAACATCTCTTTACAGGGATCATCCTGTTTCGGATATTATTGAAAGATGTTTTGTAATGTACATCACTCGCTACGTGCGCGGGAGGCCGAAAGGTATTCGCTCAACGCCGGTGTTTGTTTGTGAGTCTCGCTATAATGATGACACGAAACAATTCAGCAAAATTAAATCCTGGAAAGGGTGTATGCCTGAAGAAGTTCGAGGATTCGACTATGAAATGATACTTTTTGATCATACTATCCCTCCAAATAAAGTTCCTAGTCCTTTGCTTCACTTGCTATCTGGGAGACCCCAAATGTCCGACACTCAAACGCAGATGGCTTTATTTGGTAACAATAGCATGAACGCGATTCCTGCTCAGGGTGTTATATTGCCAACTTCTACGAATCTTGATGATAATTTGAATCCAAACCGCGTTATTTCTCCATCCCCTTCCGAATCGTTTTCGTCAACGCCGAAGCCTTCCCATTTGAATAATGGTACTCCTCCTGTAATGCCAACTTATGCAAGAAAGACTAGTACTCACTCGGATCGTACACAATCCCATCTTTCAAGATTAGGCTTGCCAGGTCCAGGGATGTACGGTTCTGCAGGTGGATACCCCCCCTTGGGAAATCAAAGCAACATGGGTCCTTTACCAGCACGTCCTTTTTATGGAAGCACACAAGACGTTACTTCCATGCCTCAATCTCAAAATTTATCCAACCTGTACGGGTCGAAGATGAATTCtcaatttacaaaagcGAATGTAACACCACAAGGTACACGCGCTCCTGGATCGGTTGCTAACGTATCCGGACAAACAACACATTTGAGTACTGCAAACAATGTGCATACGATGCCACCTCTTCCTTCATATACAGCTGCATTTATAATTCCAGGGACtcatcaaaaagaagatggcAGTGCCGCTGGTCAAGGAATTGATGAGAAAACTACCATTAACGTTGACACAGTGAAGGTTCTTGATAAGGACGACTCTGGTAATGTCCTATGGTATTCGGTTCCACCTCAAGATCCGCTACCAATACAAAATTATAATTCTAATTTAAGTCATTCGttaaaatatttggaattcaaaagaaaaaggagccaggataaaaaaaaagaattgcaaaCTTCCCCTAACAGAGAAGAAGCGCACAAGCATGACAAACTAATTAGTTCAGCTTTAGAAAAGCTGCATGATTTGCAGGTACAACAAATTCACACATTAAAGAGCGAGTTGCCTAATATGAAGCACTAA
- the nca2 gene encoding mitochondrial protein Nca2: MEIYRKHLKNVYSTFDESIYTKSSSPPNSLALQVFQQLDGSSISKYQLRLVIQEIQKLESNQHDSLYWSILGRCSATLHVMLLKKLLNETTELSDNMHYWETVDRNWISRLYYLIQSFPIRLWKAFRQSVNSTLRYPNFSQVFQKSNFFPKVSAADIHFYAREVFISRTNVLSLIRHEYGSNAKHLRVLRDKNASKIGSLSRAIMDARLPPEVFDSSVTQEPTKLDDLVSKWIERLLTLLNISPNKNRAEDLLAIFDTIIKPSEQQLQAKEYYSPSTFERSWFKVLTALLTSWVTIRFITKNQRNLLDWIEYLYLTLADFINNWVYKPVLGILDTISSNRADSQIAVIQTQSLDSDMKSLQRMVLDFVRDTSTSTIDLDLVKAQVREGDLTPVLQAYEHDLKAPLKTAISGNLIRTLLIQLQKTKVDVEVALSGIDRLLKSQQLVFATVGITPSIIFCYAMIKQFQKNVLKRSVLSLSERRQRFRQAMRDAERILLCSGKKKTLDDQKYGLLVFQVNSMAELSKELAISKPMQEDLLQDLEDIQTNAYGVSSQLRAIDRIYRLFHPSI; encoded by the coding sequence ATGGAGATTTATCGGAAACACTTGAAAAATGTTTACAGTACCTTTGACGAAAGCATCTATACAAAGTCTAGCTCTCCACCGAATTCATTGGCTTTACAGGTCTTCCAGCAGCTGGACGGATCTTCAATCAGCAAGTATCAGTTACGACTTGTCATCCAGgagattcaaaaattagaaaGCAATCAACATGATTCTCTGTATTGGTCCATTTTGGGTCGATGTTCTGCAACATTACATGTCATGCTACTAAAAAAGTTATTGAATGAAACAACTGAATTGTCTGACAATATGCACTATTGGGAAACCGTGGACAGAAATTGGATTTCGCGCTTATATTATTTGATTCAGTCTTTTCCTATTCGTTTGTGGAAGGCCTTTCGGCAGTCCGTGAATTCAACACTTCGCTATCCAAACTTTTCGCAAGTGTTTCAAAAGAGCAATTTTTTCCCAAAGGTTAGCGCCGCggatattcatttttatgcTCGTGAAGTATTTATTTCTCGCACAAATGTTCTTTCACTTATACGCCATGAATATGGAAGCAATGCCAAGCATTTGCGTGTTCTACGAGATAAAAATGCATCGAAAATTGGTAGCTTAAGTAGGGCTATAATGGATGCAAGGCTTCCTCCTGAAGTTTTTGATTCCTCCGTTACCCAAGAACCTACAAAACTAGATGATCTTGTGAGCAAATGGATTGAGCGCCTGCTTACACTTCTAAATATAAGCCCAAACAAAAATCGTGCAGAAGACCTCTTGGCAATTTTTGATACGATAATAAAACCGAGTGAACAGCAATTACAGGCCAAAGAATATTATAGCCCTTCTACTTTTGAAAGGAGTTGGTTTAAAGTACTAACAGCTTTGTTGACGAGTTGGGTGACGATTCGATTCATCACGAAAAATCAACGTAATCTATTAGATTGGATAGAGTATTTATATTTGACATTGGCtgattttattaataattGGGTCTATAAGCCTGTCTTGGGCATTTTAGATACCATAAGCAGTAATCGTGCAGACTCTCAAATCGCAGTGATTCAGACGCAAAGTTTGGATAGCGATATGAAAAGTCTTCAACGTATGGTACTAGATTTTGTGCGTGATACTTCTACATCTACCATAGACCTGGATCTCGTAAAGGCTCAAGTCCGGGAAGGAGACTTGACTCCAGTGCTGCAGGCATACGAACATGATTTAAAAGCGCCGTTAAAAACGGCTATTTCCGGAAATTTGATCCGTACCCTTTTGATTCAGTTACAAAAGACAAAGGTGGATGTTGAGGTAGCATTGAGCGGTATTGATCGATTGTTGAAGAGTCAGCAGCTCGTCTTTGCAACTGTGGGAATTACTCCTAGTATCATCTTTTGCTATGCTATGATCAAGCAGTTTCAGAAAAATGTTCTTAAAAGGAGTGTTTTATCTTTGTCGGAGCGTCGTCAACGGTTCCGCCAAGCAATGCGAGATGCGGAAAGAATTTTGCTATGTTctggaaagaagaaaacctTGGATGACCAGAAGTATGGGTTACTTGTGTTTCAGGTCAATTCCATGGCTGAGCTATCTAAAGAGTTGGCAATTTCCAAACCAATGCAGGAAGATCTTCTTCAAGACTTGGAAGATATCCAGACAAACGCTTATGGTGTTTCTTCCCAACTCCGTGCTATTGACCGAATTTATAGATTATTTCATCCTAGCATTTAA